The Phragmites australis chromosome 15, lpPhrAust1.1, whole genome shotgun sequence genome window below encodes:
- the LOC133892260 gene encoding non-specific lipid transfer protein GPI-anchored 5-like, which translates to MAARKMETATTVISLVVVVLASSQAAAQSNGCSSVMMTLSPCLDFISSKSLVPGISCCSVLAGVVQSDPRCLCMVLDGSATSFGISINQTRALELPGVCKVQAPPISQCTGVPAPTPTPSREPAATEEEAAEAAADGPSGEAIVQVKYAVVCLFHLAQYAEDMKRNLELHKPEECSKYNGHNAYSC; encoded by the exons ATGGCTGCGCGGAAGATGGAGACCGCCACCACGGTTATCagtctggtggtggtggtgctggctTCCTCCCAGGCTGCGGCGCAGAGCAACGGCTGCTCCAGCGTGATGATGACCCTCTCCCCGTGCCTTGACTTCATCTCGAGCAAATCCCTGGTCCCAGGGATATCCTGCTGCTCTGTGCTCGCTGGAGTCGTCCAGTCTGACCCCCGGTGCCTCTGCATGGTCCTGGATGGCAGCGCCACGTCCTTCGGCATCTCCATCAACCAGACAAGGGCGCTGGAGCTCCCTGGAGTCTGCAAGGTCCAAGCACCACCGATCAGCCAATGCACAG GCGTTCCAGCACCTACACCAACACCTTCCAGAGAGCCAGCGGCAACAGAGGAGGAAGCAGCTGAAGCAGCAGCAGACGGGCCTTCAGGTGAAGCCATTG TTCAAGTGAAATATGCAGTAGTCTGTTTATTTCATCTCGCTCAGTATGCTGAAGACAT GAAACGCAACCTCGAGCTCCACAAACCTGAAGAATGCAGCAAATATAATGGCCACAATGCTTATTCCTGCTAG
- the LOC133892261 gene encoding non-specific lipid transfer protein GPI-anchored 15-like, whose amino-acid sequence MARGLSSAVGLAVAVAVAALAVAAPRCAAQTAGCTLSIVSLSPCLSFTAGNTSAPSASCCSALASVVQAVGAPAASPATPSTGSASPSAPAPAVEAPTAAPSVYSTAGAGSKATPATGAVSSHAGVTKSAAVSVSFAVAIASLMVF is encoded by the exons ATGGCTCGCGGATTGTCGTCTGCGGTCGGcctggcggtggcggtggcggtggccgcGCTCGCGGTGGCGGCGCCTCGGTGCGCCGCGCAGACGGCGGGCTGCACGCTGTCCATCGTGAGCCTGTCGCCGTGCCTCTCCTTCACCGCGGGGAACACGTCCGCGCCGAGCGCATCGTGCTGCTCCGCGCTGGCCAGCGTCGTGCAGG CTGTGGGCGCTCCTGCGGCATCACCGGCGACGCCCAGTACTGGCTCTGCGTCTCCCTCGGCGCCGGCACCCGCCGTCGAGGCTCCTACGGCGGCACCGTCAGTTTACAGCACGGCAG GAGCTGGATCGAAGGCGACTCCGGCGACTGGTGCCGTCTCATCACACGCCGGCGTCACCAAATCCGCGGCTGTCTCTGTCTCTTTCGCCGTCGCAATTGCGTCGCTGATGGTTTTCTGA
- the LOC133892965 gene encoding non-specific lipid transfer protein GPI-anchored 5-like has protein sequence MASPRASTSLALSLLLAAAAALLLACPGAAQSSPAPSSGGGSCMTEIVSLAPCLGYMSGNTSKPSSSCCSSLSSVVTSNPRCLCMVLGGGASSLGVTINNTRALELPGACNVKTPPASQCKSVGVPVPSPAAPATPATTPATPATPATTPATPASPGTPSVPSATPTAGGTVAKGTENAQSSGGSTAGKATSALPVAVVVLSAAFALLHA, from the exons ATGGCCTCACCAAGAGCGAGCACCAGCTTGGCGCTGAGCCTCCTcctggccgccgcggcagcgctCCTCCTGGCGTGCCCCGGCGCGGCGCAGTCGTCGCCCGCGCCGTCGTCGGGCGGCGGCAGCTGCATGACGGAGATCGTGAGCCTGGCGCCGTGCCTGGGCTACATGTCCGGCAACACGTCCAAGCCCAGCTCCTCCTGCTGCTCGTCGCTGTCGAGCGTGGTGACGTCGAACCCAAGGTGCCTCTGCATggtgctcggcggcggcgcgtccTCGCTCGGCGTCACCATCAACAACACGCGCGCGCTCGAGCTCCCCGGCGCCTGCAACGTCAAGACCCCACCTGCCAGCCAGTGCAAGT CCGTCGGCGTCCCTGTGCCGTCTCCGGCGGCACCCGCAACGCCGGCCACTACACCTGCGACACCCGCGACGCCGGCCACTACACCTGCGACACCGGCGAGCCCCGGGACGCCGTCCGTGCCAAGCGCTACTCCCACAG CTGGTGGAACCGTGGCGAAAGGGACCGAGAACGCCCAATCTTCCGGCGGGAGCACCGCCGGCAAGGCCACCTCGGCTCTtcccgtcgccgtcgtcgtcctcTCGGCAGCATTTGCCTTGCTCCATGCTTGA